A stretch of Bacillus pseudomycoides DNA encodes these proteins:
- a CDS encoding NUDIX domain-containing protein, producing the protein MTTIYANYGESKVKLTWIQANRLPDYKSITSVHGFCFYKGKILLIDHHNRRWDFPGGHIEKYETPEECFQREAWEEGYVKGECTLLGYIVVDHSENPNWNAKGPYPKIGYQPFYRMDIKEVHDFSGEYESSRRIFVKPNEITSYYPEWNEIYDEILAVSLSVSEE; encoded by the coding sequence ATGACAACGATATACGCGAACTATGGAGAATCGAAGGTGAAGTTAACTTGGATACAAGCAAATAGATTACCAGATTATAAAAGCATTACGAGTGTTCATGGTTTTTGTTTTTATAAAGGTAAGATTCTTTTAATTGACCACCATAATCGTAGGTGGGATTTTCCTGGAGGGCATATTGAAAAGTATGAAACACCTGAAGAATGTTTTCAGAGAGAGGCATGGGAAGAAGGATATGTTAAAGGGGAATGTACCTTACTTGGATATATTGTTGTAGATCATAGTGAAAATCCGAATTGGAATGCCAAGGGTCCATATCCCAAGATAGGATATCAACCGTTTTACCGGATGGATATTAAAGAAGTGCATGATTTTAGTGGTGAGTATGAATCGAGTAGAAGGATATTTGTGAAACCAAATGAGATTACATCATATTATCCAGAGTGGAATGAGATTTATGATGAGATATTAGCGGTTTCATTATCGGTGTCGGAAGAATAA
- a CDS encoding MerR family transcriptional regulator gives MYRIGQLAHLAHVSKRTIDYYTNLGILKAERSQSNYRYYDETELETLQFIEKCKEMHMPLCEIKERIEERKKLLGINEHVSKQMNEVTNHIHRLETELTQLKPLLDGLTDSQREKISKSLSGQTTALIQTLILFV, from the coding sequence GTGTATCGAATCGGACAGTTGGCTCACTTGGCTCACGTATCGAAACGAACGATTGATTATTATACGAATCTAGGTATCTTAAAAGCGGAGCGATCTCAATCTAATTATCGCTATTACGATGAAACAGAACTTGAGACATTACAATTTATTGAGAAATGCAAGGAAATGCATATGCCGCTTTGTGAGATTAAAGAGAGGATCGAGGAGAGGAAGAAGCTGCTCGGTATCAATGAACACGTTTCGAAACAAATGAATGAAGTGACAAACCATATTCATCGATTAGAAACAGAGTTAACACAGTTGAAGCCTCTGTTAGATGGATTAACAGATTCACAACGTGAAAAAATATCGAAATCTTTATCTGGTCAAACGACAGCTTTAATACAAACACTGATACTATTTGTATAG
- a CDS encoding DMT family transporter: MKQTILGAICLSLAASIWGGMYVVSKYVLDFIPPLTLVWLRFIIAFVVLYMILKTTKRKQKTTIQINKKDWLLFAWIGFIGYFVSITCQFVGTKLSDAHTGSLVTSATPAFMVVFATLILKEKLTTRRILSTVLATIGVTIVIGWDIEVGSYFIGTIILVGAAITWALLSIYVKIASQQFSSLVITTYAIFFSLFFITPCMIWELQSNPIGDLNTTIILGILYLGIISTAGAFFLWNKGLELMDASIGSLFFFFQPIVGSLLGWLLLNETLNRNFFIGGALIIFSVVITTFEKKR, from the coding sequence ATGAAACAAACCATTTTAGGCGCTATATGTTTATCACTTGCAGCAAGTATTTGGGGTGGTATGTATGTTGTTAGTAAATATGTACTAGACTTTATTCCGCCTCTCACACTTGTCTGGCTTCGCTTTATTATTGCCTTTGTAGTTTTGTACATGATTTTAAAAACGACAAAACGAAAACAAAAAACAACGATACAAATAAACAAAAAAGATTGGCTACTCTTTGCTTGGATTGGCTTCATCGGCTACTTTGTTTCAATTACGTGCCAATTTGTTGGAACAAAATTATCAGATGCGCACACAGGCTCTTTAGTTACATCAGCTACTCCAGCATTTATGGTCGTATTTGCTACATTGATTTTGAAAGAAAAATTAACGACTCGCAGAATACTCTCTACCGTCTTAGCTACAATAGGCGTCACAATTGTTATTGGATGGGATATAGAAGTAGGCTCTTATTTTATCGGCACAATCATTTTAGTGGGGGCTGCGATTACATGGGCTCTATTATCTATTTATGTAAAGATTGCTTCTCAACAATTTTCATCCTTAGTCATTACAACGTACGCAATCTTCTTTTCACTATTTTTCATTACACCCTGCATGATTTGGGAATTACAATCTAATCCAATTGGGGACTTAAATACCACTATCATTTTAGGTATTTTATATTTAGGAATCATCTCGACCGCTGGAGCCTTTTTTCTTTGGAATAAAGGACTTGAGTTAATGGATGCCAGCATCGGTTCATTGTTTTTCTTTTTTCAGCCTATTGTTGGTTCATTATTAGGCTGGTTACTTTTAAATGAAACGTTGAATCGTAACTTTTTTATTGGTGGTGCTCTTATTATATTTAGTGTAGTAATTACTACATTTGAAAAGAAAAGGTAA
- a CDS encoding pentapeptide repeat-containing protein, with translation MLEDQNFIDSKNGVSFNNLRADCENCFGLCCVALPFAASADFAVNKDGGKPCSNLQSDFRCSIHKNLRQKGFKGCTVFECFGAGQKVSQVTFEGVDWRKDSKHAQTMYAVFPIMHQLHEMLWYLNEALALQATRAIHKEIRDAIKETERLSQLSPDLLIDVNVPSHRAYVNDLLLKTSELVWTESRHKYKSAKKNKRMNHRGANLMGAKLKRADFKGANLRGAYLIAADLRGADLRMADLIGADLRDADLRGADLTESIFLTQVQVNAAKGDTNTKLPSLLSRPAHWSA, from the coding sequence TTGTTAGAGGATCAAAATTTTATAGATTCAAAAAATGGTGTGAGTTTTAACAATTTACGAGCTGACTGTGAAAATTGCTTCGGTTTGTGCTGCGTTGCACTTCCCTTTGCAGCTTCAGCCGATTTTGCAGTCAATAAAGATGGTGGTAAGCCGTGCTCTAATCTACAATCGGACTTTCGTTGCAGTATTCATAAAAACCTAAGACAAAAAGGGTTTAAGGGATGTACAGTTTTTGAATGCTTCGGCGCGGGGCAGAAGGTGTCACAGGTTACTTTTGAAGGAGTTGACTGGCGTAAAGATTCTAAACACGCGCAGACAATGTACGCTGTTTTTCCAATTATGCACCAGCTTCATGAGATGCTTTGGTATTTGAATGAAGCTTTAGCGTTACAAGCGACGCGTGCGATTCATAAGGAAATTCGCGATGCGATTAAAGAGACGGAACGACTTTCCCAGCTTAGTCCGGATTTACTGATAGATGTAAATGTTCCATCACACCGGGCTTATGTAAATGATCTGCTTTTAAAGACAAGTGAACTCGTTTGGACGGAATCACGTCACAAGTATAAGAGTGCGAAAAAAAATAAAAGGATGAATCACCGAGGAGCAAACCTTATGGGGGCAAAGCTGAAAAGGGCAGACTTTAAGGGAGCGAATTTACGAGGAGCATACCTCATTGCTGCTGATCTACGGGGAGCTGATTTAAGAATGGCTGACCTTATCGGTGCTGATTTACGGGACGCTGATCTTAGAGGAGCGGATCTTACGGAGAGTATTTTTCTGACTCAAGTTCAGGTGAATGCAGCGAAGGGGGATACCAACACGAAATTACCAAGTTTACTTTCTCGTCCGGCGCATTGGTCTGCTTGA
- a CDS encoding hemolysin family protein, translating into MEIFNLVMVAILIAFTGFFVAAEFAIVKVRSSRIDQLVAEGKRGALAAKKVTTNLDEYLSACQLGITVTAMGLGWLGEPTIEKLLHPLFEKWNLNPSISQVLTFGLAFMTMTYLHVVVGELAPKTMAIQKAERVTLLFAGPLMMFYKVMYPFIWILNSSARVVTGLFGLKPASEHEVAHTEEELRLILSESYESGEINQAEYKYVNNIFEFDNRIAKEIMVPRTEIVGFYLEDSVEEHMKIIQSERYTRYPIFGEDKDDIIGMVNVKDFFIRYMKGDTEDLSSIRTYMRPIIEVMETTPIHDLLLQMQKKRIPMAVLYDEYGGTAGIVTLEDILEEIVGEIRDEYDEDEHPPIQHVNEHHKIVDGKVLITEVKDLFGLHIEEEDVDTIGGWIMMQNHEIEEGQCVEAEGYEFKVLEKDAYQIKRVEIRKIDHQQEKAATV; encoded by the coding sequence TTGGAAATATTTAATTTAGTCATGGTTGCGATTTTAATCGCATTTACTGGATTTTTCGTAGCAGCAGAGTTTGCGATTGTTAAGGTACGTTCAAGTCGCATAGATCAGCTTGTTGCGGAAGGAAAACGCGGTGCGTTAGCAGCAAAAAAGGTAACAACAAATTTAGATGAATATTTATCTGCTTGTCAGTTAGGAATTACAGTTACAGCAATGGGATTAGGTTGGTTAGGTGAACCGACAATAGAAAAACTATTGCATCCATTATTTGAGAAATGGAACTTAAACCCTTCTATTTCACAAGTATTGACTTTTGGCCTTGCATTTATGACAATGACGTATTTGCACGTTGTAGTAGGGGAATTAGCTCCGAAAACAATGGCAATTCAAAAGGCTGAAAGAGTAACTTTATTATTTGCTGGACCTTTAATGATGTTCTACAAAGTGATGTATCCGTTTATTTGGATACTAAATAGTTCAGCGCGTGTCGTAACTGGCTTATTCGGCTTGAAACCAGCTTCTGAACATGAAGTGGCACATACGGAAGAAGAGTTACGTCTTATTCTTTCAGAGAGCTATGAAAGTGGAGAGATTAATCAAGCAGAATATAAGTATGTAAATAATATCTTTGAATTTGATAACCGCATTGCGAAAGAGATTATGGTACCAAGAACAGAAATCGTCGGTTTCTATCTCGAAGATTCAGTAGAAGAGCACATGAAAATTATCCAGAGTGAACGATACACACGTTATCCGATCTTTGGAGAAGATAAAGATGATATTATCGGTATGGTCAACGTAAAAGACTTCTTTATTCGATATATGAAAGGCGATACAGAAGATTTATCATCTATTCGCACGTATATGCGTCCGATTATTGAAGTGATGGAAACGACTCCAATTCATGATTTACTTCTGCAAATGCAGAAAAAGCGAATTCCGATGGCTGTTTTATATGATGAGTACGGAGGGACAGCCGGAATTGTAACGCTTGAAGATATATTGGAAGAAATCGTCGGCGAAATTCGTGATGAATATGATGAAGATGAACATCCACCAATTCAACACGTAAATGAACATCACAAAATTGTTGATGGGAAAGTGTTGATTACAGAAGTGAAAGATTTATTTGGTCTACACATCGAGGAAGAAGATGTGGATACAATTGGTGGATGGATTATGATGCAGAATCATGAAATTGAAGAAGGACAATGTGTCGAAGCAGAGGGATATGAGTTTAAAGTTCTTGAAAAAGATGCATATCAAATTAAGCGCGTTGAAATTCGGAAAATTGATCATCAACAAGAGAAAGCAGCAACTGTGTAG
- a CDS encoding aminoglycoside phosphotransferase family protein — MDISEIIEQLIGNGIIDHYPKGFKRLTGGTTSRLYLIEGKEQYVVKLNEPKVIEEEAYFLEFYKTQSLFPKLLYVDPLNRYMVYSFIPGSTNYHAGNKREVLVRLVQKVIHTYKPAMKMDQWGWKEEPVDSWQAFLLERVMEANETVKSYITEEDFHTVLKLVHSSNRTRYSNQPYLLHGDCGFHNFIFNEHKLYGVIDPLPVLGDPIYDFIYAFCSTPEDLTRETIDEVVEKSIFHNRARKILYEEVVIVLYCRLDACIRHHPEDLDTYLKAWSYWMNQIC; from the coding sequence ATGGATATTTCAGAAATTATTGAACAATTAATCGGTAATGGAATCATTGATCATTATCCGAAAGGGTTCAAGAGATTAACTGGTGGTACTACAAGTAGGCTGTATCTTATAGAAGGAAAAGAACAATACGTTGTAAAGTTGAATGAACCAAAAGTCATCGAAGAAGAAGCCTATTTTCTCGAATTTTATAAAACTCAGAGTCTATTTCCTAAGCTCTTGTATGTAGATCCACTCAATAGATATATGGTTTATTCATTTATCCCTGGTTCTACAAATTATCATGCTGGGAATAAGAGAGAGGTCCTTGTAAGGCTTGTACAGAAAGTGATTCATACATATAAACCAGCTATGAAAATGGATCAGTGGGGATGGAAAGAAGAACCGGTAGACTCTTGGCAGGCCTTTCTTTTAGAGAGGGTGATGGAGGCTAATGAAACTGTAAAATCCTATATAACAGAAGAAGACTTTCATACTGTTCTTAAATTAGTACACAGTTCAAATAGAACGAGATATAGTAATCAACCATATTTATTACATGGGGATTGTGGATTTCATAATTTTATATTTAATGAGCATAAATTATATGGTGTGATTGATCCTTTGCCGGTTTTGGGAGATCCAATATATGATTTCATTTATGCATTTTGTTCGACGCCGGAAGATCTAACGAGGGAAACGATAGACGAGGTAGTAGAAAAGAGTATATTTCATAATAGAGCGCGAAAAATTTTATATGAAGAAGTCGTAATTGTTTTATATTGCAGGTTAGATGCTTGTATTAGACATCATCCAGAGGATCTAGATACCTATTTAAAGGCTTGGTCTTATTGGATGAATCAAATTTGTTGA
- a CDS encoding DUF1272 domain-containing protein: MALEMKTACQTCNTSLQTDSEAYICTYECTFCAPCTEKTHHVCPNCGGELVRRPKRKS, translated from the coding sequence ATGGCATTAGAAATGAAAACAGCCTGTCAAACTTGCAACACTTCACTTCAAACGGATTCGGAAGCTTATATTTGTACGTACGAATGTACATTTTGTGCACCGTGCACAGAAAAAACGCATCATGTTTGTCCGAACTGTGGTGGTGAATTAGTGCGCAGACCCAAAAGGAAATCATAA
- a CDS encoding SGNH/GDSL hydrolase family protein, producing the protein MNTLVCFGDSITDGETFWNGEPRLTPRLQSLFLDWKVVNAGVSGDNTFDALKRIEEDVLCYELTFVTVFFGANDAAFHKQVSQQAYKDNLSEIVKRISPEKVLLISPAPVDEERQHARTNEVLLQYAKVVEEVAEQTGSHFLDLYSHMIQELDYRKFVENEERDGLHFSAVGYEYLAELIGSKLKGIFK; encoded by the coding sequence ATGAACACATTAGTATGTTTTGGTGATAGCATTACAGATGGTGAAACGTTCTGGAATGGCGAACCTAGATTAACACCGCGTTTACAAAGTTTGTTTCTTGATTGGAAAGTAGTCAATGCGGGGGTTTCTGGTGACAATACGTTTGACGCATTAAAACGAATAGAAGAGGATGTATTATGTTACGAGCTAACATTTGTAACAGTCTTTTTTGGTGCAAATGATGCGGCGTTTCATAAACAAGTATCACAGCAAGCATATAAAGATAATTTAAGTGAGATTGTGAAAAGAATTTCACCAGAAAAAGTGCTTCTCATTAGTCCAGCTCCAGTGGATGAGGAAAGGCAGCACGCAAGAACAAATGAAGTGTTATTACAGTATGCAAAAGTGGTGGAAGAAGTGGCAGAACAAACAGGGAGTCATTTTCTTGACTTATATTCTCATATGATTCAAGAATTGGATTATAGGAAGTTTGTAGAAAATGAAGAGCGTGATGGGCTACATTTTAGTGCTGTTGGCTATGAATATTTAGCTGAGCTGATTGGAAGTAAATTAAAAGGGATTTTCAAATAG